Sequence from the Microplitis demolitor isolate Queensland-Clemson2020A unplaced genomic scaffold, iyMicDemo2.1a ctg00000141.1, whole genome shotgun sequence genome:
actatttaaattttgagcatcatttttttccgtgtaaatgCCTCAATACCGGtacaagacccaataccggaacgatttgatgatcattatattatattttaactcaTACGcgctaaaattaaataaaattttctttatttaaaactttaatattttagttacaaaataagatataaaatagattttagaaaatatttaaaatatgaaaaaaaaaaaaaaatgttaattagagcaatagtctcggattaatgacttttttatgtctcttaatggttttgctaagaaatcagtcaatggtcttaagcttatagaaaatgcatagaattacttttcaataattttttttttttttcgtatatgcatcttgaatgacataaaattcaagaaaacatattacaaatatgaaaaaaaatagtattattatattaattttactgttcgtctattggtgcacaaaaatgaacccgtgcccagtaccggaatagccaatcatattaatgttatcgatagacattaacggtgagttttattgactgactaaatcaagtacaatattaattattactggagccctaatatttaatgcagtatttataattgttataaaaaatagattaagtatagataaactctaatttaaatcataaaaaataaatttttgtttttagttttttttttttaaattatttttttaataaaacctcaaatgatttattttgtttctattctttagttcaaaatatttattttcattgaattttcaataatttaaaaattttaaatacattttacattatgggcgtgatatagcagacatcagacaaattcaaaattattaataaatcgagtaaataattaataatataaaattttaaaaaatgtaaattcaaaaaattttgaaattaatagtgctttttttgtaaatattatttttgtaattatatatcttatttatttacaatttcaaatttgtctgatgtttgCAACATTCAAAcccgttttattaagttaatattatttaataattgttaatattttcactatgaACAAAtgcaatttgattattttttaataggcAAATGTCTATTCTGCATGatgtaataataacatttttgtttcttattctacgtttataaaaagatatataaaaattttaaatttatgaaaattacttattagccataaaattaaattactttataaaataatgaatgatattaaactaaaaactattgataaataaaaaaaatgagtatttctttttttttaattttttattttacaaaaaacagGATTAAGCCTATggtgtaattataattaattttaaatataataataataataaaatagttttatttgcacAACTTTTAAgtcttatacaaatttttacatatatcatattttcatttagtaattaattttaaatatattatgatttaatttttatttatattgtaattgattatttaataattaaaattttattatttatttattaattatttacaagaatTATACTAAgcttattaactaaaaaagtGAACTTTTAATAcacaattatgattaatttatacaatCAAAATTTACCACATTTACATTAGATACTtaacattatatttataaaattaatcaaatctcaagtaatattttataaaattaaattatcggaTGATAAAcgattatttacaaataattacaatcattATTACGTTGTCTTATTAGAACTATGACAACTTACGTTTTTTAACAGGAACAAAAATACTGCCCGTATCATCATCATGTTTACGTTTATAGCTGTAGTTTCCGATAGCTCCAATTCTTACTTCCACATCTGCTGTAGTTACAGGCATAAGTTGACTACTCGTACTTCCCACAGAATTATCTTGTATTTCTTCAGCTTCAGGTGAAGATACCGACGACCCATCTGAATTAGCAGATTTTTTCTTCGTCAGTCTGTCAAGATACTCGTGATAGCTGATCTTTCGTCTACTTGACTTCCTAATTTCAGCTTTAGCCAAAACATTCTCCTGATCCGATGAACTGGAGCATCTCTCTTTTCGATTCATTAAAATCAATTGGCCAgttggatttttaaataaacgcaTCACCCGGTTTTTTATTCTaggtgaaattttatttaatatttccttGAACTCCCTGTCCATCTTAATCAGCAGATCAAACGTCACTTTCCGATCCAGCAACCAAAACCAAGGATTTCCATCCAAGACTTCTGGAATTTTCCATTGCGAGGATCGAATAGTTAAATATATGCAAAACGCCGCCACGACTGCCGGTTTGTATTTGACGCACATTGACGTCATCTGCAAGGTGTTGGTCGCCATCTGCAGAAAAATCTTGCATAGTTCTTTACAAGCGTTGATTTCTTGGCAGAATTTCATAATATACTTATGTGGATGATTCACTCCCATCCTGAATCCTAATGTGGCTAAAAGGATGcgttcatttaatattatagtCTTGACATGATCCTGGTACTCGGCAGCAGTGGTGTCCAGTTGATAGTTCATGTCTTTTTTCAAGCAGCGATAAAAAGCATTGATAAcgtctttcaatttttgtggCTCTTCTTGAACCTTTGCCGCCACGAAAATTGCCGTCATTGCCATTTCATAACGATGAAATTTCGACAATGAATGTTGAGTGTAAAAACGGTGCA
This genomic interval carries:
- the LOC128668906 gene encoding cyclin-T-like, with the protein product MAQKWYFSKEELKNSPSFKDGVSTEKELDHKQQAAYLMNDLGKRLKLSEVCTHTATVYMHRFYTQHSLSKFHRYEMAMTAIFVAAKVQEEPQKLKDVINAFYRCLKKDMNYQLDTTAAEYQDHVKTIILNERILLATLGFRMGVNHPHKYIMKFCQEINACKELCKIFLQMATNTLQMTSMCVKYKPAVVAAFCIYLTIRSSQWKIPEVLDGNPWFWLLDRKVTFDLLIKMDREFKEILNKISPRIKNRVMRLFKNPTGQLILMNRKERCSSSSDQENVLAKAEIRKSSRRKISYHEYLDRLTKKKSANSDGSSVSSPEAEEIQDNSVGSTSSQLMPVTTADVEVRIGAIGNYSYKRKHDDDTGSIFVPVKKRKLS